In the Lactobacillus paragasseri genome, AGCAGCCATCACACCAGTTAATTTGCCTACTTCAATAGAATGAGACAAAACATTTTGTCCATAAGACGTACGATACTTTAAGCGTCCCAAAATTTTTACTAATTCTGGATGCATCTTATGAATTCCAAGTTCCATTAAAGCACTCTCTCCAGCTTCGTAAATGTCATCATTCACTTCTTTACGAGCTCGATCAACCATTTCTTCAATCCGTGCTGGGTGAATTCGACCATCCTTAATCAAACGCTCTAATGCTCTTTTTGCAATTTCACGTCTAATTGGATCAAAACCACTTAGGACTACTACATCCGGTGTATCATCAATAATCACATCTACACCAGTTAAAGCCTCAAATGAGCGAATATTTCTACCTTCACGGCCAATGATACGACCTTTCATATCATCATTTGGTAAATTAACTACTGAAACAGTCTTTTCCGAAACTGTATCAGCTGCACTACTTTGAATTGCATCGACAATTACTTTACGAGCAAAATGATCCGCTTTTGCTTTAGCAAGTTGATTACTTTCTTCAATCATTTCTGCTCTCTCTTTAACCAGTTGGTCGGAAAGCTTGTCTAAAACGATCTTTTTAGCATCTTCTTGACTTAACTCTGCAACTTCATAGAGCTTTTGCTCTCGCTCGGTCACTAATTGATCAGCTCTTTTTTCTTTTTCTAAAACTTGAGCCTGCAATTTTTTAATTTGGTTTTCTTTTTGTGTGAGTTGTGAATCTTTTTGATCCAGCAAACTATCTTTATGATCAATAGCATCTTCACGTTGCAGTAAGCGATTTTCTTGTCTAGAAACTTCTTGTCGCCGCTCATTCAATTCATTATCTACTCTTTCACGATAATGATGAATTTCTTCTTGTGCTTCCAAGATCTTTTCTTTTTTGGCATCAGCTGCAGCTTTTCTCATCGCTTCTTTTTGAGAAGCAAGATCAGCCTCTACCGCTTTAGCCTTACTTTCTGCATCTGCCAAGATGTGTTTTGCATCATGGGCTGCATTCTGAGCTTGAGTCTCCCATTTATTCTTACGAAGACTATAACCCGCACAACCTCCAACTAAGACAGAAACAATAGCGACAGCAACAGGAACTAAAATTGTATTTATCATATCTTTTACTATCGCCTTTTTTATAGAATTATTTCACACATTATTAATAATAAAAGTATCCGGAAGTGATGTCAATCATACAAAAAACCTTGACTTTTAAAAGCCAAGGTTTAACTGTATTTGTTTACTAGTTTTTTTTACTTTTCTCATTGGAAGCATCATCTTTTACCGCTGCTGCTTCCTTCTCCTGCTTTATTTTTTCGGGGTTTTCACGCTCTTCAATAGCTTTAGCATCAATTCCATATGCTTTACGCACTTTTTCTTTTACTTCATCATACACATCTGGATGTTCTTCAAGGTACTGCTTAGCATTCTCACGTCCCTGACCAATTCGATCATCACCGTATGAATACCATGAACCAGCCTTCTTAATGATATCCTTGTCAGCAGCCATATCAATTAATTCACCAGTTTGAGAAATTCCTTTACCGTACATGATATCAACTTCTGCCACTTTAAATGGTGGAGCAACCTTGTTCTTAACAACCTTTAGCTTAACACGGTTACCAATTACATCGGATCCTTGCTTGATCTGTTCTGCGCGACGAACTTCTAATCGAATAGTAGAGTAGAACTTTAAAGCGCGACCACCAGGAGTAGTTTCTGGATTTCCAAACATCACACCAACTTTTTCACGAATTTGGTTAATGAAAACGGCGATTGTCTTCGTCTTAGAAATATTTCCAGAAAGTTTCCGCAAGGCCTGACTCATTAATCTCGCCTGTAAACCAACGTGAGAGTCTCCCATATCACCATCAATTTCAGCTCGTGGTACTAATGCAGCAACTGAATCCACAACCAAAATATCAATTGCACCACTGGCAATCAAAGTATCTGCAATTTGTAATCCTTCTTCACCAGTATTTGGTTGAGATAAAATTAATGAATCAATATCTACACCTAATGCCTCAGCATAAGCCGGATCCATAGCATTTTCAGCATCAATGTATGCAGCCGTTCCGCCACGCTTTTGAACTTCTGCAACAGCATGAAGTGCTACTGTAGTTTTACCAGAACTTTCTGGTCCATATACTTCAATAATTCGTCCACGTGGATAACCACCAACTCCAAGAGCAGCATCTAAAGCTAGTGAACCGGAAGGAATAGTGGAAATTTGAGTGTCTACTTTTTCACCCATACGCATAACTGCGCCTTTTCCAAAGTCTTTTTCAATCTTCTTTAAGGCAATGTCTAAGGCCTTCTTTTTATCATCTTTAGCCAAATCTCTTCCTCCTTATTCATTTATAATAATTATACTTGGTTTGACTACCTAAAAGCAAGAGAAATACGAACTAGCGTTCATATATATTTCTCTAATTTTTATTACGCAAACTAACTTTATTTTTTTCAAAAAAAAGAAGCATTTCTGCTTCTTTTCATTTTAAATTTCACCTTTAAATACATCGCCACTTTGCTTAAAGTAATCATAACCTGAGTAAATTGTAAAGATTAAGCAAATATACAATAAAATGGTACCGATGCAGTAAACGTCACCAAGCAATAAGAAAATGATGGACAACATTTGCGTAGTTGTTTTAATCTTACCTGGCATTTTGGCAGCTAAAACTTGGCCTTTATTCTCAGCTAAAATCAAGCGTAAGCCAGTAACAGCCAATTCACGACAAACAATAATAGCCACTACCCACGCAGGTGCTAGATTTAAAGAAATTAAAAATACAAAAGCAGTCATTGTTAGCATCTTGTCTGCTAATGGGTCAGCAAATTTTCCAAAATTGGTTACCAAATTTCTTGAACGAGCGATATGACCATCTAAAAAGTCAGTTATTGATGCCACTGCAAAAATCACTGCAGCTAATACATGAGACCAGTAAATATGTGCACCTAAAACAATTGCACCACCAGCCGGCCAGTTAAAAATTAAAACTAGCATAAAAACTGGAATCATAAAAATTCTAAACATAGTTAATTTATTTGGTAAATTCATTAACGGTTACTTTGACCTCCATTATTTTGATTGGTATTCGTTTGCCCTTGAGTATTTTGAGTGTTTTGAGTGTTTTGAGTACCTTGTTGATTTTGCTGTGTCTGCGTATTCACATTATTCGTAGTAGTAGAACTTTGAGTAGTTGCGCTACTTTGTTGAGTACTAGTAGTTTGACTATTTTGTCCACTAAAAGTAAATCTGACAGTCATTGGTGAAGCAGGATTCGTTGAATTATGGACATTCACCTTCTTACCAGCTAAAGTCAAAGTAGTCGAAACGCTATTACCCATTTGCACAGAAACACTATTTACATTCTGCGGTAATTGAACTGAATGCTTACCGTTTGCCTTTAATGTTCCTTGCCAAACTGAAGAACCATTAACTAAAATTTGTGCCCAAACTTCATTCTTAGTGGTGCCTAAAGTTAAAGTACGGTCATCTTTCATCCCGCTAACACGATAACTATTATTACCTAAACTAGCAATTTTAACTTCTGAAGTCTTAGACTTTGGAGTTGATTTCTTCTTTGATGAAGTTTTAGATTTTGAAGATTTAATACGAGAAGAAGAAACAGTTACGTTCTCAGCTTGATTTGCTGATTGCTGATTAGTTCCAGTAAAGAAACGAGTATAAACAATATAAACTACCAAAATTACTAAAACAACACCAACTACGGTTGCAATCTGAGGTAGGTAACTACGCCACATTCCTTTACGACTATTTGTAGTTTCTTTAATTTTCTCACTTTTATTGTCGATGGAGTTTTCAACGTATTCCTCAGGCTTTGCTTCAGGAACCTCTGATTTATAGTCCGCTAATAGTTCTTTACCATTAAGACCAACCACATCGGCGAATTGTCTAATAAAGGCTCTAACATAAAAATCTCCTGGCAATTGATCAAAATCATTATTTTCGATTGCTGTAAGATATCTACGCTGAATCTTTGTTATTTTTTCAACATCTTCAATTGACATGCCCTTTGCCTTACGAGCACTGCGTAATTTATCTCCAATATCTGCCATAATATCCTCTCAACTTTTTGCAATAATTCAAATATGAGTATACCAAACTAATCAACCATTAAACAAGCCAGCCACCATCAACATAAATAGTTTGGCCAGTCAAATAGTCTGAACGTTTATCAAGTAAGTTTTCTACCCAAAAAACTATATCACTAGGTTCAGCTAATCTCCCTGCGGGAATTTCATTTTTTACTTCATTTAAAGTTTCTGCATCAAAAATTGCATTCATTGGTGTATCAACTGCCCCAGGAGCAATCACGTTTACCGTCAAATGAGCTGATGCGACTTCACGTGCATATCCTTGTGCAAAGCTAGATAAACCACCCTTACTGGCACTATATACGCTTTCTAACGCACCTGCTTGGCCGCCATATACCGAGCCAATGAAGATAATACGTCCATGTTTTCTTTTTAAAAGCTGTGATTCTAAAAGAGAAGTGATCTTTATTGGCACTAATAAATTAATTTGCATAATTTTTTCTATTTGAGTCAATTCTTGACTACCAAGGAATTGATAGTTAGTTATCCCTTGAGTGAAAATAGCCGCATTTAATGGTAAAAGGCTAGCGACTGTAGTTTTAATTACTTCATCTTCAGCCAAGAAATCTAACTTTAAAGGAAAGAATTCTTGACTTGGATATTTATCAATAAACTCTGCCACCATTTTTTCAGCTTCTTGACTGCTATGATTAAAGTGAATGTATAAAGACCAGCCTTTTGCAGCAAGCTGGGCTGCAATGGCCTTACCAATTCCTCCTGTTGCACCAAAAACTATTGCACGTTTCATTTAATCAGCTTCCTCTTTGCCTTTTAAAATTGTAGTAAATATATCACTTTTAGCTAAAATATTATCAATTGCTGTATAAAATTCATTAAAACTTAAGGATTGAATTACGTGAGCTGCAGTATTAAAGTCTTCATTTTCTAAACCATATTCAGCTTCTTCGATTGCAACTGTACTTAAATCATCAAATTCTCTAATCGTCTGTGCCAAGACCTCTTTCTTTTGGAATACGAATGCCTCTTTTGATATTGGAACTTCTAGTAGCTGATTTTTGGTATTTTCTAAAAATAAATCTGGCTTATTCGAAGCGCCAATAATCGTAGCAAAATTTCCTTCAGTAGTATAAGAAACTTGAAGCTCCATCGGAGAATTTAAAATTCCCTGCTTTTGCATTTCTTCAAACCAGGGACTGGTTACTCCCAACTTAGCTTGGAGCATCATTTCAAGAATTGTTTGTGCAGTACTATTTTTTAGACCAACTTTTTCAAAGTTAGGCAGCCTGATCCCTATACCAACGCGTGAAGTAGCTAGATCAGAATCAATAATGGTATTATGCTGTTTTTTTGGACTTACAAGAGTTAATTTTTTAGGAGCAACTTTTTTAGAAATTAAATATTTACTCTCAAGTTTCCCTACTTCACGCAGGACTTCTCTTGTTTGATTTTCGCTAAATCCACCACATGCGACAAATTCCATTCGACCACTAACATAATTATTATCATAAATTTCCTGTAAAATTTCTGGCGTCATCTTTTTTAAACTAGCTTTGGTTCCAGTTAAATCCTCCGCCAAATTTGTCTTAGGAAACATCATCTGCATCAGTTCATAATTTACTTGCCAATTCGGATCGTCTTGATACATCGCTAACTCTTGAGCAATGATCTTTGCCTCTTTTGTAACGTTGCTTTTAGTAAAATACGTTGTTCCTACTAATTCAAAAATCAGTGGCAACACTTGCCGCCAATGTTCAGTAAAACTAGCATAAAACATTGTTTCGTTATACGTAGTAAATGCATTAGTAGAAACACCAACTGCTTCAAATTGCTGCGATATATCACCATTCTTTTTGGCAAATAATTTATGTTCCAAAAAATGAGCTCCGCCACACAACTTCTGAGGATCACTTCCACCAAAATCCACAATAATTCCCATAAATTTTTGTGCAAATAATGGCCTTCTAATTACCTTTGCTCGAAATCCAGACTTATAATCTCTGGTAGTTACATCTAATTTTTTCATTTTAAACAATAGCTTTCATTAAAGTACAATTTTTGACTAAAGTCGATTAACTTATCTATTTTAAATTGCTCAACATCATTAATTCGTTGTACAAAAGTATAGTCGCGACCTCTTAAAGCATTTGCCAGCATTTGAATTAAAATTAAATCCTGTCGATCAGCACTTATTTGATAATTACGCTTCAAAGCAGCTTTAGCTTTATTAAAAACATCTTTGTCCACTTTTCCTTCTTGGACCGCCTTCACACCGTTTTTAATTGCCTTAGAAGCAACTGCAATCTTTTCTTTAGAAATTCCTGTGCTAATTAAAAAAAGTGAATTATTAACATAATTAGTTGCATCAATGGCATACGCTGCTCCTAATTTTTTTCTGACCTCAGTAAACAGCTTAGATGACTCATCCCCAGCAAGATATTCTCCTAAGAACAGACCTCCAAATTGTTTAAAATACACTGGCAAGGACTGATCATAACCATAACCAATTAAAAGCTGCGCTTGTTCACTCTTAAATTGTACTTCTTTTTCTACTGGATCTTCCGTAGTCGCTAAAGATAATGTTGGCACAACAAAATCATCAAAATAACCGGCCCAATCAATTCGATTTTGAACTAAATCAGTTAAACTATCAGGATCTTGTGCTTGTCCCAAACAAAAGGCAGGCGCATTTTTTAGTGTATTAAAAAATGACTTAATTTCTTCTAAGCTAGCATCTTTTAATGTCTTCTCATCGCCAAAAACACTATCTTGATAATTAGGTGTATTTCGATACCAAGTATTAAAAAAGCCGTTCAAAGCAAAGTTTGCAGGTAGTTCATAGTATTGTTTTCTTTCCTGTTCAAGCTGTCTTTTGGCTAGCTCTAATAACTGACCATCAAAAAGCGGCTCCTTTACCACCTTGAAAAAGGCATCCATTACTACTTGATAATTATAGTCTGGATCAAGAATTTCACGAGGCTCAACAAAATTTATAGTGTAAAAAACTACAATTTGATTTCCAAATACTTCAGGAAAAACTTGTAAACTCGCATTATATAGATTAGAAAAAGTCCTTGCCTGAATATTTATACCCGGAAAACTTTTACTAGCATTGCTCTGCATACAAGCTAAAATATTTGCCAAAGCCAATGTCTTCTTATCTAAAGGCAAACGCAAAAAACAGCCTAAAGTGGCTGTTTTAAATTTTAAATTATGGTCAATTCTAATATTCGTCATAATTACTGATCATCATCCTTTTCTGGTGGAATAAGTACTTGTCTCGGTTTAGATCCTTCCGAAGGTCCTACAATTCCCTTTGCTTCCATTGCATCCACAATTCTTGCTGCTCGATTATAACCAATTCTAAATCGACGCTGAAGCATCGATACGCTTGCTGACTGCTGTTTTCTGACTAAGGCTACCGCTTGATCATAGAACTCATCTTCAGGCTCATCTTCGCCATCAGTTTGATTTTCAGAATCATTCTTTGAAGGAATCATGTCTTCGTTATACACCGCTTCTTGCTGCTCTTTTACCCACGACACTATTTTTTCTACTTCATTTACAGAAATAAATGCTCCTTGAACACGCTCAGGCTTAGCTGCTCCAATTGGTAAGAAAAGCATATCTCCACGTCCTAAAAGCTTTTCAGCTCCAACTTGATCTAAAATAGTCCGTGAATCTACTCCACTAGAAACAGCAAATGAAATTCGAGATGGAACATTTGCCTTAATTAAACCTGTAATAACGTCGACACTTGGTCTTTGCGTTGCCAAAATCATGTGAATACCAGCCGCACGCGCCATTTGTGCTAAACGAACAATTGCGTCTTCTACATCATGACCAGCAACCATCATCAAATCGCTTAATTCATCTACAATTACTACAATATAAGGCAATTTTTCCATTACTGTATTAGTCTTATCGGCATTATTTTCAGCTACCTTTTGATTATATTCAGTAATATTGCGAACTCCCCCAGCTGCAAAAAGCTGATAACGTCTTTCCATTTCTTTAACAGTTTTACGTAAGGCATTTGTAGCTAGCTTTGCATCTGTAACAACTGGAATTAATAAATGAGGAATCCCATTATATACAGAAAGTTCAACCATCTTCGGATCAATTAAAACTAGCTTGACATCCTCTGGGTAAGACTTCATTAAAATACTAGTAATAATTGTATTAATTGCTACTGATTTACCAGACCCAGTAGAACCAGCAATTAATAAGTGCGGCATCTTGCGTAAATCTGCCGAGATTACTTTTCCTTCAACGTCTTTACCTAAAGGTACATCAAGTGAAATATCTTTTGCTTTTGAGTCTTGATGAAGCATTACGTCTTTAAAAGAAACAGCCGAGGTAGTTCGATTAGGCACTTCAATCCCAATTAATGGCTTTCCTGGGATTGGGGCTTCAATACGAATATCTTTAGCAGCCAAAGCTAAAGCTAGATCATCTGCTAAGTTTACAATCTTGCTTACCTTAACTCCCACTGCAGGCTGTACTTCATAACGAGTAACAGTTGGTCCTAAGACTGCTTTTTTGACAATAACATGTACACCAAAACTCTTAAAAGTAGATTCTAAAACTTCAGTATTTTTCTGAATTAAAGATTTATCTTGACTCTGATCAACGCTTTTTATCGGTGCTAACAAATTAATTGGAGGCTTCTGATAATTAGCATTTTTTGTTTGAGCGTGTTGCTTAGTCTCTAAATCACCATGATCAACATCCTGAAGTTCCTGCTTCATCTTTTGATCTTCTTCGGCATAAGAATGTGAAATTGGCAAATCATCAGTTAAATTATCTCCAACTTCTGTCTCTGACGCAGCTGTATTTTCTTGAGAAACCTCAATTGGAGGATCAAAATGAGGTGTTTCTTCAAGATCTTGAGTTTTATTTGAAATAGGTGCATCTTCCGTGAAATCAGCTGTACTTGGGAAAGTATCATCATGATTATCTAACGGATCCGTCAATTTTTCACGATTATTTAATTTTTCTTGCTTACTCTGCTCATGCTTTTCGACTAAATCATTATATTTATTCTTTAAAGCATCTCCAGCATCTTTATTTTTCTCAATTACTAATTGTGAGCCTTTTTGAAAACCAGATAGTAAAGTAGCAAACTTGACATTACAGATCATCAAGACCCCAACCAGCATCATTAGTAAAGATATTACTTCTGAACCTACGGTACCTAAAATTGGAAAAATAAGTTGATAAAACATACTTCCAATAAAGCCGCCACCAACTTTGGTCGTGATTTGAGCACGAGAAAATTCTTCACCAATTGATGTTAAAAAGGCGTTGACAAATCCTTGATGGATCATCATTTGATTGAAAACACGAGAACTTTCCCAAAGGAGTAAACCTAAATAAAAAATCCCTAATCCGCTTCCTCTTTTTAGGCCAAAACGAGGTGGCTGATTATAAATTACCATGACCAAACCAACTAAACCTAAAACAATACTAGCTAAATAGTGACTATCGCCAACAAAAAAGCGAATTAAGTTAATTAGTTGTTGACTAAACAAGCCGAAATGAACGCAACTTAAAACTGCTATTAAAACAAGTACGATTCCAGTGATGACCCATTCCATACTTTGCTTTTTCTTCTTAGTAGTTGTCTTTCTCTTTCTTTTTGTCCTGCGTTTTCGCTTTTTAGCCATCAAGACACCTTCTCAATCTTTTTACTTATCATCTTTGTCCTTTTGGTTGTCTCTGTTTAATTCGTTAAAGTTTGATTTAAAACTAAGGTTAACTGGATGATCTAAAGTTAATTGGGTAATTTCATAAGTTAAAGTTTCAATTTGTTCAACTAATGGTCTAGAGAGTAACTGGTAATCTGATGGTTCCAAATCAGTCCCATCGCCAAAATAATCAACAAATTGAACAACTCTCGTAATTACACCACTAACAGTAAAATCACCAGGTGCGGGAGAAACCTCGAATGGAACGGCAATTTCAAAATACTTACCAGTTTTCCCCTCATCTTGGCTACCATCATCTAAATCTTGGTAAACCTGTCTTAATGAAACATTAACTTCATTTTTTACCTTTTGTTCATCATTTAAATCATAATGAAAAGAACGAACAACAATTGGAGTCATATTTTTAAAATCCATTTTAATTCTCTCCTAAATTTCTTTCATAACGTTCAGGACGGTTGTAATTATCTTTTAACTTATCATTTTCATAATGATGGCTCGTTTCCATATTTGGAAAGCCTTGCTGTCTCAAAGCTTCTAAAAGGACCATTGCTACTGAATTTGATAAATTATAACAACGAATATTATCGGACATAGGGATTCTAAGATTACGATCATAATATTCTCGCATGAAAGTTTCTGGTAAACCAGTCGTTTCTTTTCCGAAAACGAAATAATAATCTTTATTAGGATCAGTATAGTCTACTTGAGCATAATTTTTTGAAGAAAATTTTGAAATTAAGTACATTTCATCATTTGGACCAAGAGTCTTTAAAAAGGCATCTAAGTCATCATGCATTCTAATATCAACTTTATCCCAATAATCTAATCCTGCACGTTTCATTTTTTTATTATCAATTTGAAAGCCGAGCGGTTCAATAAGATCTAAGACTGTATTCGTACCCGCACAAGTTCGAGCAATATTTCCCGTATTTGCAGGCATTAATGGCTCATAAAGTACAACGTGGTTTGTCATAAAAAAGCTCCTCTTGTAAAAAAACGTAGCACCTGTAATGAGGCAAGTACCACGTTTAATTTTCTACCTAATTCTACTCTTTAGACTTTAGATTTGCATCATCTGATTCCGATATCTCATCATAAAGAGTTGAAATCTTACGATAATAATTAAATAGTCTAGTCACAATAATCTTAATTACAGCATAGACTGGGATCGCAAAAATTACGCCCCATAAGCCGGCAACAGCGCTTGCGCCAATTAATAGCAAAATAGTAGTAACTGGATTCATGTTCATCTTATTCCCCATTACCAATGGCGAAATAACACGTCCCTCAAGCGTTTGTTCAATTGCAAAAACGATTAAAACCTTCACCAGCATCATGGGTGAGCTAATTAATCCCAAAATAATTGCTGGAATAAAGGCAATAAAGGTACCGAAATAAGGAATCATGTTTAGCACACCAGCTAGAACAGCTAATGTTATACCATAATTTAGGCCAATTACCGAATAGCCAATCGCAAACATCACTCCAACCCAGAAAGCAACTGTAATTTGTCCTCTAATATATGATGCTACAGCTCCATTAATATC is a window encoding:
- the rny gene encoding ribonuclease Y, encoding MINTILVPVAVAIVSVLVGGCAGYSLRKNKWETQAQNAAHDAKHILADAESKAKAVEADLASQKEAMRKAAADAKKEKILEAQEEIHHYRERVDNELNERRQEVSRQENRLLQREDAIDHKDSLLDQKDSQLTQKENQIKKLQAQVLEKEKRADQLVTEREQKLYEVAELSQEDAKKIVLDKLSDQLVKERAEMIEESNQLAKAKADHFARKVIVDAIQSSAADTVSEKTVSVVNLPNDDMKGRIIGREGRNIRSFEALTGVDVIIDDTPDVVVLSGFDPIRREIAKRALERLIKDGRIHPARIEEMVDRARKEVNDDIYEAGESALMELGIHKMHPELVKILGRLKYRTSYGQNVLSHSIEVGKLTGVMAAELGLDEKIAVRAGLLHDIGKSIDHEIEGSHVEIGVELARKYHEPDLVVNAIAAHHDDVPKLSFIAELVVAADTISSARPGARSESLENYIRRLEQLETIAKGHIGVKQAYAIQAGREIRVMVEPDKISDARTTILAHDIRNQIEQDMEYPGNIKVTVIREKRAVAIAK
- the recA gene encoding recombinase RecA, translated to MAKDDKKKALDIALKKIEKDFGKGAVMRMGEKVDTQISTIPSGSLALDAALGVGGYPRGRIIEVYGPESSGKTTVALHAVAEVQKRGGTAAYIDAENAMDPAYAEALGVDIDSLILSQPNTGEEGLQIADTLIASGAIDILVVDSVAALVPRAEIDGDMGDSHVGLQARLMSQALRKLSGNISKTKTIAVFINQIREKVGVMFGNPETTPGGRALKFYSTIRLEVRRAEQIKQGSDVIGNRVKLKVVKNKVAPPFKVAEVDIMYGKGISQTGELIDMAADKDIIKKAGSWYSYGDDRIGQGRENAKQYLEEHPDVYDEVKEKVRKAYGIDAKAIEERENPEKIKQEKEAAAVKDDASNEKSKKN
- the pgsA gene encoding CDP-diacylglycerol--glycerol-3-phosphate 3-phosphatidyltransferase, with the translated sequence MNLPNKLTMFRIFMIPVFMLVLIFNWPAGGAIVLGAHIYWSHVLAAVIFAVASITDFLDGHIARSRNLVTNFGKFADPLADKMLTMTAFVFLISLNLAPAWVVAIIVCRELAVTGLRLILAENKGQVLAAKMPGKIKTTTQMLSIIFLLLGDVYCIGTILLYICLIFTIYSGYDYFKQSGDVFKGEI
- a CDS encoding helix-turn-helix domain-containing protein — its product is MADIGDKLRSARKAKGMSIEDVEKITKIQRRYLTAIENNDFDQLPGDFYVRAFIRQFADVVGLNGKELLADYKSEVPEAKPEEYVENSIDNKSEKIKETTNSRKGMWRSYLPQIATVVGVVLVILVVYIVYTRFFTGTNQQSANQAENVTVSSSRIKSSKSKTSSKKKSTPKSKTSEVKIASLGNNSYRVSGMKDDRTLTLGTTKNEVWAQILVNGSSVWQGTLKANGKHSVQLPQNVNSVSVQMGNSVSTTLTLAGKKVNVHNSTNPASPMTVRFTFSGQNSQTTSTQQSSATTQSSTTTNNVNTQTQQNQQGTQNTQNTQNTQGQTNTNQNNGGQSNR
- the ymfI gene encoding elongation factor P 5-aminopentanone reductase, which gives rise to MKRAIVFGATGGIGKAIAAQLAAKGWSLYIHFNHSSQEAEKMVAEFIDKYPSQEFFPLKLDFLAEDEVIKTTVASLLPLNAAIFTQGITNYQFLGSQELTQIEKIMQINLLVPIKITSLLESQLLKRKHGRIIFIGSVYGGQAGALESVYSASKGGLSSFAQGYAREVASAHLTVNVIAPGAVDTPMNAIFDAETLNEVKNEIPAGRLAEPSDIVFWVENLLDKRSDYLTGQTIYVDGGWLV
- a CDS encoding M16 family metallopeptidase; this translates as MKKLDVTTRDYKSGFRAKVIRRPLFAQKFMGIIVDFGGSDPQKLCGGAHFLEHKLFAKKNGDISQQFEAVGVSTNAFTTYNETMFYASFTEHWRQVLPLIFELVGTTYFTKSNVTKEAKIIAQELAMYQDDPNWQVNYELMQMMFPKTNLAEDLTGTKASLKKMTPEILQEIYDNNYVSGRMEFVACGGFSENQTREVLREVGKLESKYLISKKVAPKKLTLVSPKKQHNTIIDSDLATSRVGIGIRLPNFEKVGLKNSTAQTILEMMLQAKLGVTSPWFEEMQKQGILNSPMELQVSYTTEGNFATIIGASNKPDLFLENTKNQLLEVPISKEAFVFQKKEVLAQTIREFDDLSTVAIEEAEYGLENEDFNTAAHVIQSLSFNEFYTAIDNILAKSDIFTTILKGKEEAD
- a CDS encoding M16 family metallopeptidase, coding for MTNIRIDHNLKFKTATLGCFLRLPLDKKTLALANILACMQSNASKSFPGINIQARTFSNLYNASLQVFPEVFGNQIVVFYTINFVEPREILDPDYNYQVVMDAFFKVVKEPLFDGQLLELAKRQLEQERKQYYELPANFALNGFFNTWYRNTPNYQDSVFGDEKTLKDASLEEIKSFFNTLKNAPAFCLGQAQDPDSLTDLVQNRIDWAGYFDDFVVPTLSLATTEDPVEKEVQFKSEQAQLLIGYGYDQSLPVYFKQFGGLFLGEYLAGDESSKLFTEVRKKLGAAYAIDATNYVNNSLFLISTGISKEKIAVASKAIKNGVKAVQEGKVDKDVFNKAKAALKRNYQISADRQDLILIQMLANALRGRDYTFVQRINDVEQFKIDKLIDFSQKLYFNESYCLK
- a CDS encoding FtsK/SpoIIIE family DNA translocase, with translation MAKKRKRRTKRKRKTTTKKKKQSMEWVITGIVLVLIAVLSCVHFGLFSQQLINLIRFFVGDSHYLASIVLGLVGLVMVIYNQPPRFGLKRGSGLGIFYLGLLLWESSRVFNQMMIHQGFVNAFLTSIGEEFSRAQITTKVGGGFIGSMFYQLIFPILGTVGSEVISLLMMLVGVLMICNVKFATLLSGFQKGSQLVIEKNKDAGDALKNKYNDLVEKHEQSKQEKLNNREKLTDPLDNHDDTFPSTADFTEDAPISNKTQDLEETPHFDPPIEVSQENTAASETEVGDNLTDDLPISHSYAEEDQKMKQELQDVDHGDLETKQHAQTKNANYQKPPINLLAPIKSVDQSQDKSLIQKNTEVLESTFKSFGVHVIVKKAVLGPTVTRYEVQPAVGVKVSKIVNLADDLALALAAKDIRIEAPIPGKPLIGIEVPNRTTSAVSFKDVMLHQDSKAKDISLDVPLGKDVEGKVISADLRKMPHLLIAGSTGSGKSVAINTIITSILMKSYPEDVKLVLIDPKMVELSVYNGIPHLLIPVVTDAKLATNALRKTVKEMERRYQLFAAGGVRNITEYNQKVAENNADKTNTVMEKLPYIVVIVDELSDLMMVAGHDVEDAIVRLAQMARAAGIHMILATQRPSVDVITGLIKANVPSRISFAVSSGVDSRTILDQVGAEKLLGRGDMLFLPIGAAKPERVQGAFISVNEVEKIVSWVKEQQEAVYNEDMIPSKNDSENQTDGEDEPEDEFYDQAVALVRKQQSASVSMLQRRFRIGYNRAARIVDAMEAKGIVGPSEGSKPRQVLIPPEKDDDQ
- a CDS encoding DUF1149 family protein, which codes for MDFKNMTPIVVRSFHYDLNDEQKVKNEVNVSLRQVYQDLDDGSQDEGKTGKYFEIAVPFEVSPAPGDFTVSGVITRVVQFVDYFGDGTDLEPSDYQLLSRPLVEQIETLTYEITQLTLDHPVNLSFKSNFNELNRDNQKDKDDK
- a CDS encoding tRNA (uridine(34)/cytosine(34)/5-carboxymethylaminomethyluridine(34)-2'-O)-methyltransferase TrmL, yielding MTNHVVLYEPLMPANTGNIARTCAGTNTVLDLIEPLGFQIDNKKMKRAGLDYWDKVDIRMHDDLDAFLKTLGPNDEMYLISKFSSKNYAQVDYTDPNKDYYFVFGKETTGLPETFMREYYDRNLRIPMSDNIRCYNLSNSVAMVLLEALRQQGFPNMETSHHYENDKLKDNYNRPERYERNLGEN